Proteins encoded in a region of the Stieleria neptunia genome:
- a CDS encoding PEP-CTERM sorting domain-containing protein, whose translation MQKPLKHFLLCLSIVVAFSDVGRAGLVLHFDPIDADITLGESVDIDVVLTQTDPATPVDLTANGLMIADVQLLLDSPAAAVTAIQFGTGFEDSTFSDLSDPSMPLLSAQSIDLSGVLAPAGSPTSITIGTFTFTGIAEGTTIASTTDTGFQELIFDGINADFDNQIFGSETATIRVVAVPEPSSLTLLAMAAIGFGCRRRKR comes from the coding sequence ATGCAAAAGCCCCTGAAACACTTCCTTCTGTGCCTGTCGATCGTCGTCGCGTTTTCCGATGTCGGCCGCGCAGGCCTTGTCCTTCATTTTGACCCCATCGATGCGGACATCACGCTTGGCGAATCGGTCGACATTGACGTTGTCTTGACGCAGACTGACCCGGCGACGCCCGTCGATCTGACGGCCAACGGACTGATGATCGCCGACGTCCAATTGCTGCTCGATTCACCCGCCGCAGCGGTCACCGCCATTCAATTCGGCACCGGCTTCGAAGACTCGACATTTTCAGATTTGTCGGACCCAAGCATGCCGTTGCTAAGTGCGCAAAGCATCGACCTGTCCGGAGTCCTTGCTCCGGCGGGCAGTCCCACGTCGATCACCATCGGGACGTTCACCTTCACCGGGATCGCCGAGGGAACAACCATTGCATCGACAACGGACACCGGATTTCAAGAGTTGATTTTCGATGGCATCAACGCTGATTTCGACAACCAGATTTTCGGGTCCGAAACCGCAACCATACGGGTCGTCGCGGTTCCGGAACCTTCCAGCCTAACTCTCTTGGCGATGGCCGCCATCGGGTTCGGTTGCCGACGCCGAAAAAGGTAA
- a CDS encoding sigma-70 family RNA polymerase sigma factor has translation MRVTGADKDEITLLLQSDRDGEALSEKLFPLIYGELRRMAAAQMAREKPGQTLQPTALVHEAYLRLVGDSEVRWQNRAHFFSAAARSMRQILVNRAVKKKAQKHGGDLQRLPFDEAFFSDEPPPDQLLALDEALHRLEAIDTRKGQVVMMRYFGGLSIEETATALGMSAATVKREWQFSRSWLYREMTREGNQGSSK, from the coding sequence ATGCGTGTGACTGGGGCCGATAAAGACGAAATCACGTTGCTGTTGCAAAGCGATCGGGATGGGGAGGCGCTTTCGGAGAAGCTTTTCCCTCTGATTTATGGCGAATTGCGACGGATGGCGGCTGCGCAAATGGCGCGCGAGAAACCGGGACAGACGCTGCAGCCGACGGCGTTGGTCCACGAGGCATATCTCCGCCTGGTCGGCGATTCAGAAGTACGTTGGCAGAATCGTGCTCATTTTTTTTCCGCGGCGGCGCGGTCCATGCGTCAGATTTTGGTCAATCGGGCGGTAAAGAAAAAGGCACAAAAACATGGTGGCGATCTGCAACGCCTGCCGTTTGATGAAGCGTTCTTTTCCGATGAACCTCCGCCGGATCAGTTGTTGGCACTGGACGAGGCACTCCATCGATTGGAAGCGATTGACACGCGGAAGGGCCAAGTCGTCATGATGCGGTACTTTGGTGGTCTGAGCATCGAAGAAACCGCCACCGCGCTGGGGATGTCAGCGGCGACGGTCAAGCGGGAATGGCAGTTTTCTCGATCATGGCTGTATCGGGAAATGACGCGTGAGGGGAATCAAGGATCGTCGAAATAA
- a CDS encoding sulfatase family protein translates to MFLRSGFASLALAAAAALFILTVDVSIVRAASSDRPNIIFILADDQGFGDVGALNPDSKIPTPNIDRIAAEGMIFGDAHTSSSVCTPTRYSVLTGRYHWRTHLQKGVLGGFSKPLISPGRLTIASMLKSQGYKTAGIGKWHLGWDWPLKAGGTANDGGDFSKPYAKGWDVDYEGEIQNGPNDLGFDYFFGISASLDMPPYVFVRNRVPTEKATVVKAFNRKGPAGANFEAVDVLPKITDETVRFINDNADSDQPFFIYFPLNAPHTPIVPTDQWRGKSGINVYGDFTMQVDATVGQVLEALDKNNIADETLIVFTTDNGCSPAAKINELEAAGHDQNYIYRGHKADIYEGGHRVPFVVRWPGKVKPGSRTEHLIGQIDFLATAAEITGATIPADGAEDSVSFLSTMLGQADQPPRNSIISQSIGGQFAIRDGDWKLCLCPGSGGWSSPRPGRYDPSGMPPMQLYDLAADPGEQNNLIAEHPDRVAKMKAMLRKVIDDGRTTPGEKLANDTEIVMVKPLPAKPRAKAKR, encoded by the coding sequence ATGTTTTTGCGATCCGGTTTCGCGTCGCTCGCTCTCGCTGCCGCCGCGGCACTCTTCATCTTGACTGTCGACGTGTCGATCGTCCGAGCCGCCTCGAGCGATCGACCGAACATCATTTTTATTCTCGCCGATGACCAAGGTTTTGGCGACGTCGGGGCGCTCAACCCGGATTCCAAAATCCCGACACCGAACATCGACCGGATTGCCGCCGAAGGCATGATCTTTGGCGACGCCCACACTTCGTCTTCGGTTTGCACGCCGACACGCTACAGCGTGCTGACGGGTCGCTATCACTGGCGAACGCATTTGCAGAAAGGCGTGCTGGGCGGGTTTTCCAAGCCGCTGATTTCTCCGGGCCGACTGACGATCGCCTCGATGCTGAAAAGCCAAGGCTACAAAACAGCCGGCATCGGCAAATGGCACCTCGGCTGGGATTGGCCCCTGAAAGCTGGCGGCACCGCCAACGACGGCGGCGACTTTTCCAAACCCTATGCCAAGGGTTGGGACGTCGATTACGAAGGCGAAATCCAAAACGGCCCCAACGACCTGGGGTTTGACTACTTCTTTGGCATCAGCGCCTCGCTCGACATGCCCCCGTACGTGTTTGTCCGCAACCGCGTCCCGACCGAAAAGGCGACCGTCGTCAAAGCGTTCAACCGCAAGGGCCCCGCCGGTGCGAACTTCGAAGCCGTCGACGTGTTGCCGAAAATCACGGATGAAACTGTTCGCTTTATCAATGACAACGCCGATTCGGATCAGCCCTTCTTCATCTACTTTCCGCTCAACGCACCGCACACGCCGATCGTGCCCACCGACCAGTGGCGCGGCAAGAGCGGTATCAATGTCTACGGCGACTTCACCATGCAAGTCGATGCGACGGTCGGACAAGTACTCGAGGCGCTCGACAAAAACAACATCGCCGACGAAACACTGATCGTGTTCACGACCGACAACGGTTGTTCTCCCGCGGCGAAGATCAACGAATTGGAAGCGGCCGGACACGACCAAAACTACATCTATCGCGGACACAAAGCCGACATCTACGAGGGCGGGCACCGCGTCCCGTTCGTGGTCCGCTGGCCCGGCAAAGTCAAACCGGGGTCACGCACCGAACACCTGATCGGTCAAATCGATTTCCTGGCCACCGCGGCCGAAATCACCGGCGCGACGATTCCCGCCGACGGCGCCGAAGACAGCGTGTCGTTCCTGTCCACCATGCTCGGCCAAGCCGATCAACCGCCGCGGAACTCGATCATCTCGCAATCGATCGGCGGCCAATTCGCGATCCGTGACGGCGACTGGAAACTTTGCCTGTGCCCCGGCTCGGGCGGATGGAGCAGCCCACGGCCGGGCCGCTATGACCCGTCCGGCATGCCGCCGATGCAGCTGTACGACCTGGCAGCCGACCCGGGCGAGCAAAACAATTTGATCGCCGAACATCCCGATCGCGTGGCAAAGATGAAGGCGATGTTGCGCAAAGTCATCGACGACGGTCGCACCACGCCCGGTGAAAAACTGGCCAACGACACCGAGATCGTGATGGTCAAACCGCTGCCGGCAAAACCGCGGGCCAAGGCGAAGCGGTAG
- a CDS encoding PDZ domain-containing protein: MNSNDRVPGSRSIDALLIELDQFQTDENLDPVDAVAIDGKPMLGVLLDDSPLGVEVVGVTDGLAGDRAGLIKGDKIVQIDEADVETPADAQMALANHPLGSPLQLVYIRNNRRYEREIRFTGASDAGGQAADAAAYRVTSLEREVAVLRRQVVLLRDAIRLLAADHHHDAAE, encoded by the coding sequence GTGAATTCGAATGACCGCGTGCCCGGTTCGCGATCGATCGATGCGCTGTTGATCGAGTTGGACCAATTCCAGACGGATGAAAATCTTGATCCCGTCGACGCGGTGGCGATCGACGGGAAACCGATGTTGGGCGTCCTGCTGGACGACTCGCCGCTGGGCGTCGAAGTGGTGGGTGTGACCGATGGCCTTGCCGGCGACCGCGCCGGATTGATCAAGGGCGACAAGATCGTGCAGATCGATGAAGCGGATGTCGAGACGCCGGCGGACGCCCAGATGGCCCTCGCGAATCATCCGTTGGGTTCGCCCCTGCAATTGGTCTACATCCGCAACAATCGACGTTATGAGCGCGAGATTCGATTTACCGGTGCGTCGGACGCGGGGGGGCAAGCGGCCGATGCAGCCGCCTATCGAGTCACGAGCCTGGAGCGGGAAGTCGCGGTCTTGCGCCGACAAGTTGTCTTGTTGCGAGATGCGATTCGACTTCTCGCGGCGGATCATCACCATGATGCCGCTGAATAG
- a CDS encoding BlaI/MecI/CopY family transcriptional regulator produces the protein MPIGRESMKRAEPPPLTAAQRELMEIFWQHGEATVSQVREQLQDQGRSVARNTVQTTIVRLEEKGWLQHRKQGRTFVYSAVRERKRSLGVKVSQLIDRFFAGSPEDMVNALIEHRGLTSEESQRIRKMIQDAELESGSSSNVADNPTPKRGKRRGK, from the coding sequence ATGCCGATCGGGAGAGAGTCGATGAAACGGGCCGAGCCACCACCGTTAACCGCCGCGCAGCGGGAGCTGATGGAGATTTTCTGGCAACACGGTGAAGCCACCGTCAGCCAGGTGCGTGAGCAGTTGCAGGACCAGGGCCGCAGCGTCGCCCGCAATACGGTGCAGACGACGATCGTGCGTTTGGAAGAAAAGGGATGGCTGCAACACCGCAAACAGGGCCGGACGTTCGTCTATTCGGCGGTGCGGGAACGCAAACGATCGCTCGGCGTGAAGGTGTCACAACTGATCGATCGATTCTTTGCCGGTTCGCCCGAGGACATGGTCAACGCGCTGATTGAACACCGCGGTTTGACCAGCGAAGAATCGCAGCGGATTCGCAAGATGATTCAAGACGCAGAACTCGAGTCGGGTTCCTCGTCGAATGTGGCAGACAACCCAACCCCCAAACGCGGTAAACGCCGAGGGAAGTGA
- a CDS encoding M56 family metallopeptidase: MSFFDLNWGGSLVLHVTIILIVAACFDAAAGRLAAFRHWINLTAIVLILFSPISVVVLQQMDPGWRRVSWIGQNQSTVEPESVESPSFERHITAPRQMPTDEVIRRPHTVTASAAVELPDEMADAIDGANQPISLASRTLQAEVQTATPAPEAQPRWLDVLHAFTPVALATWCLGSMVLLLRLTVSLLRVRQLMQAAHPVSTPRLLDAFADACKHVGADGTRIALVTSDRIDTPMAAGILHPHVVLPAEMPSTATRQQMREVMIHKLAHVVRRDQFVVLLQHLAAALYWWHPLVYRVNRRLAQAREDVCDNYVLADSDGTQYSQTLLEFAERRCGRWAPSSVAGLFSSQWKLEHRVASLLDRRRNRATRVSARGWIVVAMATCIAVGLGSLASMAWANETPQSPANQPPANQPADGSAPAETDDADANPNDAQPETQIQGTVRNEQGQPIPDATVLLVHRVGEDRQLFRTTGKTDKAGRYRFNDLPVQPSEMSYISVRVYSPGYAIGQKNLYRYPPQAGHLADSVDIDVSLVPADACVINVVNEQGEPVAGALLEQLNTNGAHASNLYLFAEDWEQFGVDLPRSDAAGNLTIPAIDRSRNYDLRLSHTEYAATPLWKVEFGSEPLRAVIEKGDKVRFVVTSESDPDLIDQATIDATISEDGGHSVLQFDVDTSGVVEARLRDKHTTITIEHPTLEGLPWYFYDTTENEFAFTLHRTGIAEGKVVHARTGKGLPDVGVQFVRSKRVIKFARTDADGHYSCRLAEGEYLVSVSESSGEWKASETRVSVDVVASQTVSIDPMTVEPESMIRGKVMTASGEPVPGAIIVPDLRRSPIIADENGEFELEPGRRGQTRIHVFHPYQRLSRFVASATETETLRIRLSPEGVIHGVLRDGIGKTLPGLMVGLGVRGDSLAGSGRGSFRTTLLRDFTDEYGFIQFAGLSEGLEYRLIAEGESRARFGQRAESSSDWYSVSNLPSDSVELEVGSKLLTELGTTSAYQEAPPRIKPLGPATWIDERRIDVEAMPGRFVLISFAWHPFQLKETQLCKQFYGDRGLAVVGVLTRVTDSALDDQTLEKFDFPIAIDNQEARISERYGQADGIGSVVYDTEGKRVRTIRRSDNLLSIVRSIMLYDERLPK, encoded by the coding sequence ATGAGCTTCTTTGACCTGAATTGGGGCGGCAGTTTGGTTTTGCACGTCACCATCATTCTGATCGTCGCGGCCTGCTTCGACGCAGCCGCCGGTCGGCTTGCGGCGTTTCGACACTGGATCAATCTCACAGCGATCGTCTTGATCTTGTTCAGCCCGATCTCGGTCGTCGTGTTGCAGCAAATGGATCCAGGATGGCGACGAGTCAGTTGGATCGGCCAAAACCAGTCCACGGTCGAACCCGAATCGGTCGAATCGCCATCGTTCGAGCGTCATATCACCGCGCCGCGTCAAATGCCGACAGACGAAGTCATTCGTCGACCGCACACGGTAACGGCCTCGGCTGCAGTTGAATTGCCAGACGAGATGGCTGACGCGATCGATGGTGCAAACCAACCGATTTCGTTGGCATCGCGAACGCTGCAAGCCGAAGTGCAGACAGCGACACCGGCACCAGAAGCTCAACCGCGATGGTTGGACGTGTTGCACGCCTTCACACCGGTCGCGCTGGCGACCTGGTGCCTTGGCAGCATGGTTTTGCTGCTTCGATTGACCGTCAGTTTGCTGCGTGTTCGACAGCTTATGCAGGCCGCGCATCCGGTCTCCACCCCCCGCCTACTGGATGCGTTTGCGGACGCCTGCAAACACGTGGGCGCGGATGGAACCCGAATCGCGTTGGTGACATCCGATCGTATCGATACGCCGATGGCGGCGGGAATCCTTCATCCGCACGTTGTGTTGCCCGCTGAAATGCCGAGCACCGCGACGCGACAACAGATGCGTGAAGTGATGATCCATAAACTGGCCCATGTCGTCCGGCGCGATCAGTTTGTCGTTTTGCTTCAACACCTTGCCGCGGCACTGTATTGGTGGCATCCGCTGGTCTATCGCGTCAATCGGCGACTCGCCCAGGCCCGCGAGGATGTTTGCGACAATTATGTGTTGGCGGATAGCGATGGGACTCAATACAGTCAAACGTTGCTGGAATTTGCGGAGCGTCGTTGTGGACGCTGGGCACCGAGCAGCGTCGCCGGCCTGTTTTCGTCGCAGTGGAAACTCGAACATCGCGTGGCATCTTTGTTAGACCGACGTCGCAACCGTGCGACGCGGGTCTCGGCGCGCGGCTGGATCGTGGTTGCGATGGCGACGTGCATCGCAGTCGGACTGGGCAGTCTGGCGTCGATGGCGTGGGCGAATGAAACGCCCCAATCGCCGGCGAACCAGCCCCCGGCAAACCAACCGGCGGACGGATCCGCTCCGGCTGAGACGGACGATGCCGATGCGAATCCAAACGATGCGCAACCGGAGACGCAGATTCAAGGAACGGTGCGAAACGAACAGGGGCAACCAATCCCAGATGCGACGGTGCTGTTAGTGCACCGGGTCGGCGAAGACCGCCAACTGTTTCGAACCACCGGCAAAACGGACAAAGCCGGGCGCTATCGGTTTAACGACCTGCCGGTCCAACCATCGGAAATGTCCTACATTTCCGTTCGTGTTTATTCACCGGGGTACGCAATCGGGCAGAAGAACCTGTACCGCTACCCACCGCAGGCTGGTCACCTGGCCGACTCGGTCGACATCGATGTGTCGCTGGTGCCCGCCGACGCCTGCGTGATCAACGTCGTGAATGAACAAGGCGAACCGGTTGCCGGTGCCCTGCTTGAGCAGCTCAATACCAACGGGGCTCACGCCAGCAACCTTTACCTGTTCGCGGAAGACTGGGAACAATTCGGGGTCGATCTGCCCCGCTCGGACGCTGCGGGGAATCTGACGATCCCGGCGATTGACCGGTCTCGCAACTACGACCTCCGACTGTCCCATACCGAGTACGCGGCAACACCGTTGTGGAAGGTCGAATTCGGTTCCGAACCACTGCGAGCGGTCATCGAAAAAGGTGACAAAGTTCGCTTCGTCGTGACAAGTGAAAGCGACCCCGATCTGATCGACCAGGCGACAATCGACGCAACCATTTCGGAAGACGGTGGTCATTCGGTTTTACAGTTCGACGTCGACACCAGCGGTGTGGTGGAAGCCAGGTTGCGAGACAAACACACGACGATCACGATCGAACACCCGACGCTTGAAGGGTTGCCGTGGTACTTCTACGACACCACAGAGAATGAGTTTGCATTTACGTTGCACCGGACGGGTATCGCCGAAGGAAAGGTCGTCCATGCGAGGACCGGCAAAGGCTTGCCCGACGTCGGTGTGCAATTCGTCCGATCCAAACGCGTGATCAAATTTGCTCGAACCGATGCTGACGGTCACTACAGCTGTAGGCTTGCCGAAGGGGAGTATCTCGTTTCGGTGTCAGAGTCGTCTGGAGAGTGGAAAGCGTCCGAGACAAGAGTGTCCGTCGACGTCGTGGCGTCACAAACCGTCTCGATCGATCCGATGACCGTCGAACCGGAATCGATGATTCGAGGCAAAGTGATGACCGCGTCGGGAGAGCCCGTCCCCGGAGCAATCATCGTTCCCGATCTTCGCCGATCACCGATCATCGCCGATGAAAACGGGGAGTTTGAACTCGAACCCGGCAGGCGTGGGCAAACAAGGATTCATGTGTTTCACCCCTACCAGCGACTCTCCCGTTTCGTCGCTTCCGCGACCGAGACGGAAACACTTCGAATTCGACTTTCACCGGAAGGCGTCATCCACGGCGTGCTTCGCGACGGCATCGGCAAGACGCTGCCCGGCCTGATGGTGGGGCTAGGAGTCAGGGGTGACAGTCTGGCCGGAAGCGGGAGAGGCAGTTTCCGGACCACGCTGCTGAGAGACTTCACCGATGAATACGGCTTTATTCAGTTTGCCGGACTCAGCGAAGGTCTCGAGTATCGGTTGATCGCCGAAGGGGAAAGCCGCGCTCGCTTTGGTCAGCGTGCCGAATCAAGCAGCGATTGGTATTCCGTGTCCAACCTGCCGTCTGATTCCGTCGAATTGGAAGTCGGTTCCAAATTGCTGACTGAATTAGGAACGACGTCCGCCTACCAAGAAGCACCTCCGCGGATTAAGCCCCTCGGCCCAGCCACATGGATCGATGAACGGCGGATTGATGTCGAGGCAATGCCAGGACGTTTCGTCTTGATCTCCTTTGCCTGGCATCCGTTCCAATTGAAGGAGACGCAGCTCTGCAAACAGTTTTACGGTGATCGCGGGTTGGCGGTCGTGGGTGTCTTGACCAGGGTGACGGATTCCGCACTAGACGATCAAACCTTGGAAAAGTTTGATTTCCCGATCGCGATTGACAACCAGGAGGCGAGGATTTCGGAGCGTTATGGCCAAGCCGATGGAATCGGATCCGTCGTTTACGATACCGAGGGCAAGCGGGTACGAACGATTCGGCGGAGCGATAACTTGCTGAGCATCGTGCGGTCGATCATGCTGTATGATGAACGTCTGCCAAAATAA
- a CDS encoding transposase — protein MSRAPRADEAGGLYHALNRGNLRAPIFHKDADYVAFEKLLGEGLERYQVQLFAYQLMPNHYHLVLRPSVDGEMSRFMKWIGGTHTMRYHAHYGSGGTGHIYQQRFKSFPIQDDDHFLTVCRYVERNARRAKIVKRAEDWRWGSLWRWLAKPAPTPNLLSPWPMPRVRGWTDWVNQPLGEEELTQVRRSAHRGSPLGDEAWVESIARRLNLESTMRPRGRPRVRPAQNAKKET, from the coding sequence ATGTCCAGAGCACCTCGAGCTGACGAAGCCGGTGGGTTGTACCATGCGTTGAATCGCGGCAATCTGCGCGCACCGATCTTCCACAAGGACGCCGACTATGTCGCCTTCGAAAAACTTCTCGGTGAAGGCTTGGAACGCTACCAGGTTCAACTTTTTGCTTATCAGTTGATGCCGAATCACTATCACCTCGTGCTGCGACCTTCCGTCGATGGTGAGATGAGTCGTTTCATGAAATGGATCGGCGGAACGCACACCATGCGTTATCACGCCCACTACGGTAGCGGTGGGACCGGGCACATCTACCAGCAGCGGTTCAAGAGTTTTCCGATTCAAGACGACGATCACTTTTTGACGGTCTGCCGTTACGTGGAGCGCAATGCACGCCGAGCCAAAATTGTCAAACGGGCCGAAGACTGGCGATGGGGGTCACTTTGGCGGTGGCTTGCCAAGCCGGCTCCGACACCGAACCTGCTTTCGCCCTGGCCGATGCCACGCGTACGAGGCTGGACAGATTGGGTCAATCAGCCGCTCGGAGAAGAGGAGCTTACCCAGGTCCGAAGGTCTGCCCATCGGGGAAGCCCGCTGGGCGACGAGGCATGGGTGGAATCGATCGCCCGACGCCTGAATCTTGAGTCAACGATGCGACCCAGAGGCCGACCGAGGGTTCGTCCGGCGCAAAATGCAAAAAAAGAGACCTGA
- a CDS encoding polymorphic toxin-type HINT domain-containing protein, producing the protein MSASNKTQKSLPRTLAAYTILVLGLAVSARLIFGGPLLRTESTTGTDAATESTTLASLEPSEPSQHGATTRPIESIRVGDRVLAENPEIAQETRETWKEPDWTDWVQLTLEMPLSTQDDDADPPVLQIEILRPEQWFIEQVGLVVAEREPELAGVASERPATQATAEPWHDSVPYSPLRDAYRHVVDVHALAAAVEVDVLGLTVEMDLPEMGAVGTAVLKSLQPCPPVKSSAGQVVTATFAHPPTTQVLEVVFEGESERIGVTDNHLFWSVDRQAFVPIGKMEIGERVVTFHGDTKRIESRLPRPGPQLVYNLEVYGEHVYFVGDQGLLVHNAYSTPNRPNAALEGRMVTGRTNKAGEALNDLFEFANPTRASRQGLGFAEELHHFWPKWLGGPEAGPLLNVRMGIHRGAGVGMHQRLNDYLVSSGMVPRNMINNSAWVRQNLTPSQIKRALYQFYRTNYSNLPGVPKLLNDAAKSVKF; encoded by the coding sequence ATGTCCGCTTCAAACAAAACGCAAAAGTCCCTGCCACGCACGCTCGCGGCGTACACGATCCTGGTGCTCGGATTGGCCGTCTCGGCACGGCTGATCTTCGGCGGGCCGTTGCTGCGAACCGAATCGACCACCGGCACAGACGCGGCGACTGAGTCCACGACACTGGCATCGCTTGAACCGAGCGAACCCTCGCAACACGGCGCGACGACGCGCCCGATCGAATCCATCCGTGTCGGCGATCGTGTCCTGGCCGAAAATCCGGAGATCGCACAGGAGACGCGCGAAACTTGGAAAGAACCCGACTGGACCGACTGGGTTCAACTCACGCTCGAAATGCCGCTTTCGACACAAGACGATGACGCGGATCCGCCGGTCCTGCAAATCGAAATCTTGCGTCCGGAACAGTGGTTCATTGAGCAGGTTGGGCTGGTTGTCGCCGAACGTGAACCGGAACTGGCGGGCGTCGCGAGCGAGCGTCCCGCGACTCAAGCGACTGCGGAGCCATGGCACGACTCCGTCCCCTATTCACCCCTGCGCGACGCGTACCGTCATGTCGTTGACGTTCACGCATTGGCCGCGGCTGTTGAGGTGGACGTCTTGGGACTGACCGTCGAAATGGATCTGCCCGAAATGGGAGCGGTCGGCACGGCAGTGCTGAAATCGCTGCAACCGTGTCCCCCGGTGAAATCTTCGGCGGGGCAAGTCGTCACCGCGACCTTCGCGCATCCGCCGACCACGCAGGTGTTGGAAGTCGTGTTCGAGGGAGAGTCGGAGAGGATCGGCGTGACGGACAACCACCTGTTTTGGTCAGTCGATCGCCAGGCATTTGTGCCGATCGGAAAAATGGAAATCGGCGAACGCGTCGTCACGTTCCACGGCGACACCAAACGGATCGAAAGTCGCCTGCCCCGTCCCGGACCGCAGTTGGTCTACAACCTCGAAGTCTACGGTGAACACGTCTACTTCGTCGGTGATCAGGGACTGCTGGTTCATAATGCGTATTCGACACCGAACCGCCCGAATGCTGCACTGGAAGGGAGAATGGTAACCGGTCGCACCAACAAGGCAGGAGAAGCCCTCAACGATCTGTTTGAATTTGCAAATCCCACGCGTGCATCTCGACAAGGTCTCGGATTCGCTGAGGAGCTTCACCATTTTTGGCCGAAGTGGCTCGGCGGACCTGAGGCGGGGCCACTCTTGAATGTCCGCATGGGGATCCACCGTGGCGCTGGCGTCGGAATGCATCAGCGGCTAAACGATTATTTGGTCAGTTCGGGAATGGTCCCCAGAAATATGATCAACAACTCAGCTTGGGTGCGACAGAATCTCACGCCGAGTCAAATCAAACGTGCGCTGTATCAATTCTACAGGACCAACTATTCAAACTTGCCAGGTGTTCCAAAACTTCTCAACGATGCAGCAAAATCTGTAAAATTTTAA